CCAATCAACATTAACCTTACTTGCTATTAACATACTTATGTCTTGAAATACAGGATCCCACGCCTCGAGGGGTAATAGTGTACCGTCCAGGTCAATGAGAATGAGCACATTGTACGACTAACTAATCCACTATTTAAGGATAATACTTTGAGTTTCACTTTGTTTCATTGTAATTTAGCGTGATTTTTCAGGGAGATTCCTTATTAAATGATTAATCTATGATTAGGTGATGAGTATGAGAAACAGAAAAATAACAGATATAGGAGTAATAATGCTGGTCACGTCGCTAGCACTAGTACTAGTACTAACCGTGGTCATGGCAGCAAACCCACTATTAGCCTCACAATCAACTAATGCCACGAACTCGACAGTTAGTGTTAATGCAACATCCGTAAGTAATGTGACTATGACAAACGTAACCACATGCCCACCCGGCCTACTCACTGCAGTACAGGCTAACCTATACATTGATGATATGTGGTTGATGAGGGTTGGCGCAAACATGAGCGGTTTTAATACAACTTCATTCGTCATAGTTAATGCCACGGGCCTTAATGAGACTACCATAAACGGCACATTCACAGGATTCAACATAACCAAGTTTAACATGACTGCGTTCAATATAACTGGTTTCAACCTAACACCAGCAACTCTGCAAAATATTACTAATTATTATATTAGTAAGGGTGAGTGCTTACTTGCACTTCAATTCCTAGTACACCTTAGGCATTATTTAGTTCACGTGTATGTGCTTGAGAAACATGCCGAGATACTGAATAGAACACTGACCTATAGGCTAATGTTACTCAATGGGACGCTGACGAGGCTTGAACAGCAGGGACTACTGAATAGCACACAGGCAAGCCAAATCTATAGCCTACTGAGCCAGTTGAAGGAGGCAATAGTCAGTGGTAACTACTCAGAGGCAATGGCATTACTCAGTGAGTATAAGTCATTATTAAGTAATATTAGTAGTCAGTACTATGAGGAGCAGAAGATAGGCTTTGCAAATAGGATTAACCATGAGCTTGAGCATTACGTGATGCAGATAATAGGGAAATCAATAACACTAAATGGCACTCTAAGTCAATTGGCCATGCTAGATCATGAATTGGGTATGCTAACGAACGTTACTGGGCTTAATATAACAAGCGTTAAGGAGCTGCATGAGCTTTTCAAGGAGCTTAAGATGATGTACCCATTAATACAGGGTAATGAGACAGCCCAGCAACAGCTACTGCAGTTGCTTAAGCATGGTAAGGGATTCAATGACTGGCTTAATGTAACGCAGCAGTTTGGTCAGGAGGCAAAGGGTTGGCAGTTACATGGGCAAGGACATGGTAAGGGGCAGCACGGTCAAGGAAATGGAGGACAACATGGACAGCAAGGACAGGGAAATGGAGGACGGGGTCAAGGCAGTGGTTAGTAGGTCGTTAATACCATAGGTTCGTTTTCCGTTAAAATTATTTCATTAATTTCGTTCTCGTCCTCTAGGGGTTTTCATTCTATTTCTCTTCTTATTATTAAGTGAATTAATAAAGTTTTTAAGTCATAGGCATTACTTTATGATTAATGCTATTAATAGCATTAACCACTGTATTCATGTACTTGCTGAGCAATGGATCATTAATTAGCATAAATGTAACTACCATGCAAAGCACAGCCCTACTAAATGTAACATTACCCGTAAGGCCAATGGGACCCATAATAGTTCAGAATTCAAGCGGATCAACAATACCAGCAATACTCATAGGAAATCACCTAGTAATACCAGTCTTTGGTAATGGTTCGTTTATTATTAAGTACGTACCTTACATAGCGTCATTACCCAGTGGTTACCTTGCCATCAATGTTTCATCACCATACACCATTAATCTATTCGTAAGCAACAACATATTATTAACACAACTACCCATAGGCTTAATAACAAACTTCACAAAGATGAATAATGGAATACTACTTCAACTAGCACCAGGTAATTACTCAATAGGCTTCATACCTGAATTACCGACAACCACGACGACAACAACCAGTGCGAATAGAAGCAGTACCATAACAACCACGACCAATACAACAACACCAAGTACCACTAAGACTACTACTTCATCACTTGGTATAGGCTCAGTGCTCTATTACATCATTACTGCAGTAATCATAGTTACGGCAGTACTGCTTACCTACTTGTTTGTAATTAGGCATAGAGGTCCTGAGATAAATCCAGTAATTGTTGAGGGCTTGAACCCAACGGATAAGGATGTCGTTAAAGCCTTAATCGACATGGGCGGTGAGGCTTATCAAGCTGATCTCCAGAGGAAGCTGAACATGCCCAAGGCAACACTTTGGAGAGCAATCAGAAGACTTGAGAGTGCAGGTTATATACAGATTATTAAGGAGGGTAGGGTTAATAAGATTAGGCTCATTAAGAAGCCTAAGCTTGATTAATCCTCTCTAAGCATTAGTACTCCATGATTATTTCTAGACCTAAGCATGTCAAGGGCTTCAGTAGCTAATTTCATCGCAGCCCTACCACTACTTGCAATGCCAATACCTATCCTTGAATTTACTAGGTTGGCTAATGGCTTGAGGTCATCCTCATTAATTGTTGGTTGTATTATTGATACTATGTTATCACCACCTAGGTAAAGCGTGATACCACCATATTGCGCCAGGTGAAGTCTCACCTGGTTAACTACGCTCCATACATGCTCATATAATTGATAACTGGATGTCCACTCAGTACTGGATGTTGAGTCAATAAGATCAATGTGGGCAATAGCAACAGGACCATCATCAAAGTCTCCCATTAATGATACACCAGGGCCTGCCTTTATGGCAAGCCTAAATGCCTCCTTCTCGGCAACTCTAGGATTAACATCAGCATATGTACCGCTTGATAACGGCACTGGACTATAATCAGCAAGTCCTTTAATAATCCTTGTTAATTCATCATTACCCAAACCATTGGTTATTGCGAGAAGGTAATCATACCTGAGCGGGTGAGCCCAGGCGTTAAGCTTGGAGAATGCTTCAACCAACTCCCTATGTAATTGTGCCTGTACGCGTTGAATAATGTGCTCCCTATCTGGTCCGAGACTCTCAGTCCATTCTCTATACCCAATTAATCTAATTATTGTTACCTGAACCAAAGGTTTAACACCGAGACCGAGCTTAAACCTTTAGTTTAAAAACATAACCCTTCAAATGAGTAGGAATACTTAAAATAATGTGATTGAATAACAAATTAATGAGCTTAAGGGTTATTACATTCGATGCCTACAACACGCTGATAAACTACGGTAAGGAATTAATAGAGGAGATAGCCATGAATATCACCAAGTACCTTAAGTCATTAGATATTGAGGCTCATTTCGATCACGTTTACGAAATATACATGGGCCTTGATAGGGAAATTAGGCTTAGGAGGGTTGTGGAGATGGTGTACGTACCGCCGATGGATAACGTGAGGACATTCCTGGAGAGATTAATGCGTAAGTACAATATTGAACTTAATGAGAGGATGGTAATTGACGTTGCCAATATAATAGCGAATACATTACTTGGATCAGGTAATGTAAAGCTCAATGAGGATGCTCAATATGTATTAATGGAGATGAAGAGCGATGGATTCATGATAGGCGTAATATCTAATGTAATATTTTGGAGTAGTTCAGTAACTAGGAAACTTCTTGATAAGTTTGGCCTAAGTAGGTTCATTGACGTGCAGGTTTATGCTGATGAGGTTGGTAGGGCCAAGCCTCATCCAGCCATTTTTGAACGAGCGTACTCGTTACTCACGCATGGTGTTGAGCCTGATGTCGCTATACATGTCGGTGATGGATTTAAGGAGGACTTACTTGGCGCATTACTTGATGATGTAATAGGCGTTTACATAGATAGGACAGATTCTGTGGTTAGTAGTGGTAGTCCCACGGAACTCATTAGGTGTAGGGCCTATGCTGTTAGGAGATTAAAAGAAGTATTACTAATACCCCACATAGTCTCTGGTTGTTCGTGAGACTCGAATGAAGAAAACATTTTAATTAGTGAACCGAGGTGAGAACCGTGATAACGCATTTTAAGTGCATGCCAAACTGCGGCTATTGCTGCGCAATATCGCCAGTGACGGTATTTCCACATGAAATGATAA
This is a stretch of genomic DNA from Vulcanisaeta moutnovskia 768-28. It encodes these proteins:
- a CDS encoding helix-turn-helix transcriptional regulator; its protein translation is MLLIALTTVFMYLLSNGSLISINVTTMQSTALLNVTLPVRPMGPIIVQNSSGSTIPAILIGNHLVIPVFGNGSFIIKYVPYIASLPSGYLAINVSSPYTINLFVSNNILLTQLPIGLITNFTKMNNGILLQLAPGNYSIGFIPELPTTTTTTTSANRSSTITTTTNTTTPSTTKTTTSSLGIGSVLYYIITAVIIVTAVLLTYLFVIRHRGPEINPVIVEGLNPTDKDVVKALIDMGGEAYQADLQRKLNMPKATLWRAIRRLESAGYIQIIKEGRVNKIRLIKKPKLD
- a CDS encoding GTP cyclohydrolase IIa — encoded protein: MVQVTIIRLIGYREWTESLGPDREHIIQRVQAQLHRELVEAFSKLNAWAHPLRYDYLLAITNGLGNDELTRIIKGLADYSPVPLSSGTYADVNPRVAEKEAFRLAIKAGPGVSLMGDFDDGPVAIAHIDLIDSTSSTEWTSSYQLYEHVWSVVNQVRLHLAQYGGITLYLGGDNIVSIIQPTINEDDLKPLANLVNSRIGIGIASSGRAAMKLATEALDMLRSRNNHGVLMLRED
- a CDS encoding HAD family hydrolase, with translation MSLRVITFDAYNTLINYGKELIEEIAMNITKYLKSLDIEAHFDHVYEIYMGLDREIRLRRVVEMVYVPPMDNVRTFLERLMRKYNIELNERMVIDVANIIANTLLGSGNVKLNEDAQYVLMEMKSDGFMIGVISNVIFWSSSVTRKLLDKFGLSRFIDVQVYADEVGRAKPHPAIFERAYSLLTHGVEPDVAIHVGDGFKEDLLGALLDDVIGVYIDRTDSVVSSGSPTELIRCRAYAVRRLKEVLLIPHIVSGCS